One genomic segment of Mauremys mutica isolate MM-2020 ecotype Southern chromosome 10, ASM2049712v1, whole genome shotgun sequence includes these proteins:
- the RUFY4 gene encoding RUN and FYVE domain-containing protein 4 — protein sequence MAQPPATRPPPREPLAGAMAGAGELLRMIQDLRDTVGELKQNYKERRLPVTDGSRELHGLCAQLEFLLQFDLKEKRSFFGQRRDYWDFLCHGLASRRQGHEGVRFVSSLEKLRTPVGKGRAFTRYCLVHRQLAESLQLCFLDPQLTSEWYYARSPFLHPQLRADILGCLYELDSVTFHLALKRGDLDAAWPMFSETLSRSSSQSPVTSPKEGPAWPVGNPAGDREKHHAARRGPEDEPQLPGQVSRSPGLSTDDPFQPGLEEPREHTATTASLERSRGTGREAGSQQRGSEAAGDGKPEAELQRLNAQLQLQVEALDGELQSSLAAARELESMLAQQAQCHREEQARLQQEAAQHCSRQVEEQARQIRELQDSKAFLSDTLEEMDALVSALRRQLSQREGETAALRAAQAQELAELETRHGARLAEGEKRQQELAERLSQAMRDAEQEAAAAAGQRQEARAMAKALEEAERRLRAQEAERRECLAGAEAQELRHQQLLSRCQRLQEKLSASEGRLEETEAQVAALHSQLSEGQREGPSGSPPRGPEEETAQRLWQAELQAEGLRQKLEQALAEGRELEREREALLESAVSQGQSLAAARLEAQDLQKELAAQQERNASLQAALEQAEGALMDKEEGTRGLQEELEGQSAKLQDALAENAAVASRLAEAAAGFASEKAQLEARGTEERAGHERAVAELWRRLVECEEQRQAEREEKQQLQDVLQGASEERDVLAKQVQSTAAALESRAREAAQLRDELEELRARSQREDTRLQEVLVRQKEESDGQIVALQHQVQTLELEKQRAADTLEQARGQLAAVLAEKGALEETLARAAAELERVAGCDRSEAGDEEPLGLARGRGAVEEKAAGGGGPRTGKRVLAGEPPEELGAAAMLEKASPEQKPRKSVEEMVKHLTTHLEKAMGEAQQKGQLVKAKEEEAKHLAEQLGRARQDGEQFRLALERAQRDAKEREKEHRGQLAEQQELVREVKGRLLELLREKDALWQKTEGIDCRAPRVVPHDLSLCARCSQDFGFLSRRYQCRLCQGTVCQACSVESGRRERCCLHCWQKRNFKGT from the exons ATGGCTCAGCCGCCAGCCACCCGGCCTCCCCCCAGAGAGCCCCTCGCAG GTGCCATGGCCGGAGCCGGAGAACTCCTCCGCATGATCCAGGACTTAAGGG ATACCGTCGGGGAGCTGAAGCAGAACTACAAGGAGCGGAGGTTGCCGGTCACCGACGGCAGCCGGGAGCTTCACGGGCTCTGTGCCCAGCTGGAATTCCTGCTCCAG TTTGACCTGAAGGAGAAGAGGAGTTTCTTCGGGCAGCGGCGGGACTACTGGGACTTCCTGTGCCACGGGCTGGCGAGCCGGCGCCAGGGGCACGAGGGCGTGCGATTCGTCAGCTCCCTGGAGAAG CTCAGGACCCCCGTGGGGAAGGGACGAGCCTTCACTCGCTACTGCCTGGTGCACCGGCAGCTGGCGGAGTCGCTGCAGCTCTGCTTCCTGGACCCCCAGCTGACCAG TGAATGGTACTATgcccggagccccttcctgcacccgcAGCTGCGAGCCGACATCCTGGGCTGCCTCTACGAGCTGGACAGCGTCACCTTCCACCTGGCCCTCAAGAGAGGCGACCTGGACGCGGCCTGGCCCATGTTCTCCGA GACTCTGTCCAGATCCTCCAGCCAAAGCCCCGTGACCAGCCCGAAGGAGGGGCCGGCCTGGCCG GTTGGGAACCCGGCTGGAGACCGCGAGAAACACCACGCAGCCCGGAGAGGCCCCGAGGACGAGCCCCAGCTCCCAGGACAGGTCAGCCGATCCCCGGGGCTTAGCACTGATGACCCGTTCCAGCCCGGACTGGAAGAGCCCAGGGAACATACAGCAACGACGGCCTCTTTGGAGAGGAGCCGGGGCACTGGGCGAGAGGCAGGCTCCCAGCAACGGGGCTCGGAGGCGGCTGGAGACGGAAAGCCCGAGGCTGAGCTCCAGAGGCTCAacgcccagctgcagctgcaggtCGAGGCGCTGGacggggagctgcagagcagcctGGCCGCTGCCCGGGAGCTGGAGTCCATGTTGGCTCAGCAAGCGCAATGCCACCGCGAGGAGCAGGCCCggctgcagcaggaggcagcgcAGCACTGCAGCCGCCAGGTGGAGGAGCAGGCCAGGCAGATCCGGGAGCTCCAGGACTCCAAGGCCTTCCTGAGCGACACCCTGGAGGAGATGGACGCGCTGGTGAGCGCCCTGAGGCGGcagctgtcccagagggagggggagacggcggccctgcgggcagcccaggcgCAGGAGCTGGCGGAGCTGGAGACGCGGCACGGAGCCAGGCTGGCAGAGGGGGAGAAGCGTCAGCAGGAGCTCGCCGAGCGGCTTTCCCAGGCGATGCGCGACGCCGAGCAAGAGGCGGCCGCGGCGGCCGGCCAGCGCCAGGAGGCTCGGGCCATGGCCAAGGCCCTGGAGGAGGCCGAGCGGCGGCTGAGAGCGCAGGAGGCCGAGAGGAGGGAGTGCCTGGCCGGAGCAGAAGCCCAGGAGCTGAGGCACCAGCAGCTGCTGTCGCGGTGCCAGAGGCTCCAGGAGAAGCTGAGTGCGAGCGAGGGGAGGCTGGAGGAGACGGAGGCCCAGGTGGCGGCTCTGCACAGTCAGCTCAGCGAGGGGCAGCGGGAAGGGCCCAGCGGCAGCCCCCCGCGCGGCCCGGAGGAGGAGACGGCCCAGAGGCTCTGGCAGGCCGAGCTGCAGGCCGAGGGGCTGAGACAGAagctggagcaggccctggcggagggaagggagctggagagggagcGAGAGGCCCTGCTGGAGTCGGCGGTGTCTCAGGGGCAGAGCCTGGCGGCTGCCCGGCTAGAGGCTCAGGATCTCCAGAAGGAGCTGGCTGCACAGCAGGAGCGAAATGCTTCCCTCCAGGCGGCTTTGGAGCAGGCAGAGGGGGCCCTGATGGACAAGGAGGAAGGGACGCGGGGCctgcaggaggagctggaggggcaGTCGGCCAAGCTGCAGGATGCTCTGGCCGAAAACGCCGCGGTGGCCTCCCGGCTGGCGGAAGCAGCCGCGGGCTTCGCGAGCGAGAAGGCCCAGCTGGAGGCGCGAGGGACCGAGGAGCGAGCCGGGCACGAGAGGGCTGTGGCCGAGCTGTGGAGGCGGCTGGTGGAGTGCGAGGAGCAAAGGCAGGcggagagagaggagaaacagCAGCTCCAGGACGTGCTGCAGGGAGCCTCCGAAGAGAGAGATGTCCTGGCCAAGCAAGTGCAAAGCACAGCGGCCGCCCTGGAGAGCCGTGCCCGGGAGGCAGCGCAGCTCCGAGACGAGCTGGAGGAATTGAGGGCCCGCAGCCAGCGGGAGGACACCCGGCTGCAGGAAGTGCTGGTCCGGCAGAAGGAGGAGAGCGACGGGCAGATTGTGGCGCTCCAGCACCAGGTGCAGACGTTGGAGCTGGAGAAGCAGAGAGCCGCCGACACGCTGGAGCAGGCCAGGGGGCAGCTCGCCGCCGTACTGGCGGAGAAGGGCGCCTTGGAGGAGACGCTGGCCCGAGCTGCCGCGGAGCTAGAGCGGGTGGCGGGATGTGACCGCTCGGAAGCTGGGGATGAGGAACCCCTGGGGCTGGCCAGAGGACGGGGCGCAGTGGAGGAGAAAGCGGCTGGAGGGGGTGGGCCGCGGACGGGCAAGCGGGTGCTGGCAGGGGAACCGccggaggagctgggggcagcagcCATGCTGGAGAAGGCCAGTCCAGAGCAGAAACCAAGGAAGAGTGTCGAAGAGATGGTGAAG CACCTGACCACGCACCTGGAGAAGGCGATGGGGGAGGCCCAGCAGAAAGGGCAGCTGGTAAAGGCCAAGGAGGAGGAAGCAAAGCACCTGGCGGAGCAGCTGGGCAG GGCCCGGCAGGACGGGGAGCAGTTCAGGCTGGCGCTGGAGAGAGCGCAGAGAGACGCCAAGGAGCGAGAGAAGGAACATCGAGGGCAGCTGgctgagcagcaggagctcgTCCGGGAGGTGAAGGGCCGGCTGCTGGAACTGCTCCG ggaGAAGGACGCCTTGTGGCAGAAGACGGAGGGCATTGACTGCCGGGCCCCCCGCGTGGTGCCCCACGACCTCAGCCTGTGCGCCCGCTGCAGCCAGGACTTCGGGTTTCTCTCCCGCAGGTACCAGTGCAG GCTGTGCCAGGGCACCGTCTGCCAGGCCTGCTCGGTGGAGAGCGGCAGGAGGGAGCGCTGCTGTCTGCACTGCTGGCAGAAGAGGAATTTCAAGGGCACCTGA